ACTCCTACCCCTCTGCTTTCCTTTGCCGTGCGCCACTATTCTGCGTGTGCAGGCATTGTCATTACAGCAAGCCACAATCCTCCCGAATATAACGGCTACAAAATTTATGGCGCTGATGGAGGACAAATTACGCTCGCGACAGCCGAACGACTGATGGAACAGATCGTTGCGTCCGGAAATGAACTCGAAATCACTCCGGCAGATGAGCAAGAGCTGTACAAAAATGGACTTCTCCACTACATTAACGATTCTCTCTTGCATGCGTATTTGAAAAAAGTAAAGCAATTACGCGTCCATCCAGACTTATCTCCTGCGATCCGAGAGCAAGTGAAGATCGTCTTTACTCCCCTGCACGGTACAACGCATGACTCGATCACACGCGGATTGGACTTGTTTGGGTATACACAAGTGAGCGTCGTGGAAAAGCAAGCGGTCCCCGATCCTAACTTTTCGACCGTAGCCTCGCCTAATCCCGAAGAGCCTGAAGCCTTTCAATTAGCGATTTCATACGCCAAACAGGTGGATGCCGACGTGATCATGGGGACGGACCCTGATGGAGATCGCCTCGGTGTGCTCGTCAAAAATCAGGCAAGAGACTACAGCATCCTGACAGGGAATCAGTTGGGTGCCTTGCTTCTTCATTACTTGCTGGATTCCAAACAAAAAAAGGGGGAGCTCCCCTCTAATGGCATTGTATTGAAAACAATCGTCACGTCCGAAATGGGCAGAGCTATTGCGACAGACTTCGGTGTATCGACAGAAGACACTTTGACAGGCTTCAAATATATTGGCGAAAAAATCGAAGCCTACAAAACGAGTGGAGCGTATGTCTTCCAATTTGGTTACGAAGAAAGCTACGGATACTTAATCGGCGATTTTGTCCGGGATAAGGATGCCGTACAAACTGCCTTGTTGCTTGCTGACATGTGCGCGTATTACAAATCACAGCACAAAAGCCTCGATGACACACTGAATGACTTATTCAACCGTTACGGTCATTATGCGGAAGAGCTGATTTCTTTCACCTGCAAAGGAGGAGATGGCATGCAAAAAATATCGGCCACGATGTCCTCCCTGCGTAATCAGCCACCTTCCCTAATCGCCTCCCACCCCATCATAGCCATCGAAGATTATGCCAGTGGAATCCGCACAGATTGTCAAACACGTACATCTACACTGCTCACCTTGCCTGCCTCGGATACGATCAAATACTTTTTCCACGATCAGTCTTGGTTTTGTGTCAGACCATCAGGAACGGAGCCCAAAATTAAAATTTATATCGGAGTGAAAGGAACCACCCAGCTCGATGCGCACGAAAAGCTTGCCGCCTTGAAACAAGCTGTCTTGCAGATGCTCGAATTCTAGTATGGACTAGATTTCCAAGTACGGACCGGATTGATGAGGATGTCCGCCCGCGACTGTTCCGTACCGAGGAGGATGATAAGCTTGTTCTGGTGTTCGTTCAGGAAAACCTGATTGGAGAAGCAAGTCGCGTCTTACAAAAAAAGCGTTGACGCCCTTTGAATCTGTCCCCACCAAGGCATACCCCAACCTGGTTCCCAAAATGGCCAAGGAACTCAAGCTGGCACCATAGTAGGTAGTGCCACCCCATTTAAAATCAGGCTGATAGGCAATCACCATTTTTTGTGGGGGTGGAAAAGAAGCATTGTACTCAATAACAACAAGCCGCGGTGTGTAAATAGAAAGAGCTTGCCATACCCAGTAATCATTGCCGTCAATGTCGATGGAGAGCAGATCAAATTCCTTTGGAACACCATTTTCTTCGAATAACCGAGAAATATTTTCTTTCGTGATCAACTCATTCTTGATGATGACCTGGGGATAGGCAGCATAATCAGCAGACATTTTATTGCAACTGTTCAGATCGCCTTCCATCGCTAATCCGCTCCATCCATGCTGCGTGACGAGTTTTTTTATCATGCATTCCGAGCCATCTCCAACTCCGAATTCTACACAATAGCGATTCGTAGTTCCGATTCGCGAAAATATTTCTTCAATGATGCCGTCTTCTCCATTTTGGGAATACACTCGTTTTTCATATTGGTTTAACACATCCATTCCTTCCATGCCTCCATTCACAACGTCCCTCTTTACGTATCTTATTTATCTTTTTACGTATACGATTGGTCATTCAATGAACAGGCTGCAAAACAGGCTATTTGCACGCCTCTCATACAAAATGTTCCATAGAGAGGCGCCTGCCGTTTCAAGGCCCTCCTCGGGACATATATTAGGAGAAAGTTTACCAATAGGAGCCTATCAGACATTTTGTAAGACAGAGGAGATGTGTATCTTGAGTTTGCCCATCGTGTTTATTCACAGAACGGCTGAAGAGCATGTAGGAATATGCGTGCAACAGGCGAAATACAGTAACCCTTCCTCGCGTGTCATTCTTATTGGAAAGCCAGAAACCAAGCAACTTAGTACCGAAAATACGGAGCACTACCTGTTGAGTAACTTTTTCAAAAGCGCCCAAGCTTACTCTTTTGTTTACAAGCACTCCTCCCCCACCTCCTACGAATACAATCTGTTCTGCTTCCAACGCTGGTTTATTCTACGCGATTTTATGAGGAGTCAGGGTATCGATCGTTGCTGCTACCTGGACTCTGACGTGATGCTCTACACCGACATCAGCAAGCAAAACGACAAGGACTTCCACGATTTCACATTCGAGTTTACCTGGACAACAGTGTGCGACTTGGATAAACTCGATCAATTCTGCGACTACACCACCAAATTTTTCCGCGATGCTCTACACTATGAGAACTTGCTTCAATTTGCAAAAGAAATCGGTGATGTTCCTATTTCAGATATGGTATTGTTTACTCTTTTTCACAATTACGCGCTTCGCCGTGGCGCTACGTACGGCTTGGTTGCAAACGGCTTTTTCGATCATAATCTCAATTGTCCGTTTGCCCCATCCTGTCCGCAAGCAAACAGCTTGGAAACGAAGAAACAGATCTATCAAAAGGACGGCATGCTCTTTTGCAAAATAACAGAGACGAATAACTACCTCCCAGCTCATTCCTTGCATTTTCAAGGACATGCAAAAGGATACATCCCCTATTTTCGCTCACAAGATATCCCGAACACAGATGATTTCATGTATTTCGACTATCCGACCTGCAAATGGGTGCGAGCCGAACCCTAATCCCAATAAAATTCCCTTTGGAAACGAGCTGTGCGCCGTGCCATTTTTTCACGTTTTTCCATATTCATAATATGTTAAGCTGTTCATCCTTCGCTATGAGCATCATGGACAGGGGGGATTCGACTCATGAAGGCATTGATTACCGGAGTAACGGGATTTGCCGGCAGTCACTTGGCTGAATATCTACTGTCGCGGGGAGATGTGGATGTTTACGGCACATTCCGGTCCCTTACCAAAAAAGAGCAGCTGGGGCACCTGTTGGACCGCGTGCATATGGAAAACTGTGAATTAAAAGATCCCCAATCTGTAAATGAACTCATCCAGAGAATAAAGCCTGATCTCCTTTTTCACCTAGCTGCCCAAAGCTTCGTCCCCACCTCGGTGTCGTCTCCTGCAGATACGATGGTGAACAATATTGTCCCACAGTTAAATTTATTCGAGGCGGTACGCAACCATGCTGTTCCGTGCAAGATTCAGATCGCTTGCTCCAGTGAGGAATATGGTTTGGTCTATCCGGAGGAAATCCCCATTAAGGAGAGCAATCCCCTCCGTCCTCTCAATCCATACGCGGTCAGTAAAATTGCCCAGGATTATCTGGGGTATCAATATCATCACAGTTATGGTCTGGCGATCATCCGAACCCGTACGTTTCACCATACAGGTCCGAGAAGAGGCGAAAGCTATGTGACCTCTAATTTTGCCAAACAAATTGCCCAGATTGAGCTTGGTCTGCAAGAGCCAAAAGTAAACGTCGGGAATCTCAGTGCGATTCGAGACTTCACAGATGTCCGTGATATTGTCAGGGCGTACTGGTTGGCGCTTACTCGAGGCGAACCAGGCGATGTATACAACATATCCGCTGGTACTCGCTATACCATCGAGGACATGTTGAAGACGTTGCTGGCGCTGACAGATGTACAGGTGGAAATACATGTCGACACTGATCGACTAAGACCCTCCGATGTAGACATCGTATTGGGCGATTCCTCGCTGTTTCGAAAAAAGACTGGGTGGGAGCCCGAAATCTCCTTCCAGCAAACGATGGAAGATTTATTGAATTACTGGCGCTCTGTGCTACGCCAACATAACAGCTCTTGAAAACGTCGAGTGGATGAGTAGAAAAAATCAGGAGGGAACTTTTTATGTCCATGCAATCCCTTCCTCTCGTCAGTGTAATCACGCCTTCGTACAATCAGGCACCCTTCATCAAACGA
This genomic stretch from Brevibacillus sp. DP1.3A harbors:
- a CDS encoding phospho-sugar mutase, with translation MNANWHAHYTRWNECESLDPELRQQLTAMHADEKQLADCFSAPIAFGTGGMRGVMEPGINRINLYTIRKASAGLALYLLETYPDLAVKKVVIAYDSRKHSLLFAKETAKVLGQYGITTCIFKQLTPTPLLSFAVRHYSACAGIVITASHNPPEYNGYKIYGADGGQITLATAERLMEQIVASGNELEITPADEQELYKNGLLHYINDSLLHAYLKKVKQLRVHPDLSPAIREQVKIVFTPLHGTTHDSITRGLDLFGYTQVSVVEKQAVPDPNFSTVASPNPEEPEAFQLAISYAKQVDADVIMGTDPDGDRLGVLVKNQARDYSILTGNQLGALLLHYLLDSKQKKGELPSNGIVLKTIVTSEMGRAIATDFGVSTEDTLTGFKYIGEKIEAYKTSGAYVFQFGYEESYGYLIGDFVRDKDAVQTALLLADMCAYYKSQHKSLDDTLNDLFNRYGHYAEELISFTCKGGDGMQKISATMSSLRNQPPSLIASHPIIAIEDYASGIRTDCQTRTSTLLTLPASDTIKYFFHDQSWFCVRPSGTEPKIKIYIGVKGTTQLDAHEKLAALKQAVLQMLEF
- a CDS encoding FkbM family methyltransferase; this encodes MDVLNQYEKRVYSQNGEDGIIEEIFSRIGTTNRYCVEFGVGDGSECMIKKLVTQHGWSGLAMEGDLNSCNKMSADYAAYPQVIIKNELITKENISRLFEENGVPKEFDLLSIDIDGNDYWVWQALSIYTPRLVVIEYNASFPPPQKMVIAYQPDFKWGGTTYYGASLSSLAILGTRLGYALVGTDSKGVNAFFVRRDLLLQSGFPERTPEQAYHPPRYGTVAGGHPHQSGPYLEI
- a CDS encoding GDP-mannose 4,6-dehydratase, translating into MKALITGVTGFAGSHLAEYLLSRGDVDVYGTFRSLTKKEQLGHLLDRVHMENCELKDPQSVNELIQRIKPDLLFHLAAQSFVPTSVSSPADTMVNNIVPQLNLFEAVRNHAVPCKIQIACSSEEYGLVYPEEIPIKESNPLRPLNPYAVSKIAQDYLGYQYHHSYGLAIIRTRTFHHTGPRRGESYVTSNFAKQIAQIELGLQEPKVNVGNLSAIRDFTDVRDIVRAYWLALTRGEPGDVYNISAGTRYTIEDMLKTLLALTDVQVEIHVDTDRLRPSDVDIVLGDSSLFRKKTGWEPEISFQQTMEDLLNYWRSVLRQHNSS